TTCGCGCTGCAGCTGTGCCAGGGCCACTGCCCGGTGCAGGAGGTCGCCGAGCACTACCCGCAGCTGTGCGAGGCCGAGACCCAGGCGTTCTCCCGGCTGCTGGGCGTGCACGTGCAGCGCCTGGCGACCCTCGCCACCGGCGGCCACGTCTGCACCACCCATATCCCGCTCTCCGCGGTCCCGACACCGCTGACCAGGCGGGAGCCCGGCCTCGCCCGTTCCCAGACCACCACGTCGCCCGGCGACGTCACGGAAGGAAACTGATGACAAGTCCCACCCAGGAGCAGGTCAAGGCGCCCGACGCGCCGATGACCCAGGACGAGACGATCGCCTCGATCGGCAACTACAAGTTCGGTTGGCACGACGCCGACGACGCCGGCGCGAACGCCCGGCGTGGTCTGAGCGAGGACGTCGTGCGCAACATCTCCGCCCTGAAGAGCGAGCCGGAGTGGATGCTCAAGCGTCGCCTCAAGTCGCTGAAGCTGTTCGACAAGAAGCCCATGCCGAACTGGGGCGCCGACCTCTCGGGCATCGACTTCGACAACATCAAGTACTTCGTGCGGTCGACCGAGAAGCAGGTCACCAGCTGGGAAGACCTGCCGGACGACATCAAGAACACCTACGACCGCCTGGGCATCCCGGAGGCCGAGAAGCAGCGTCTCGTCTCGGGCGTCGCCGCCCAGTACGAGTCCGAGGTCGTCTACCACCAGATCCGTGAGGACCTCGAGAAGCAGGGCGTCATCTTCCTCGACACCGACACGGGCCTGAAGGAGCACCCCGAGATCTTCGAGGAGTACTTCGGCTCCGTGATCCCCGCCGGGGACAACAAGTTCGCCTCCCTCAACACCGCGGTGTGGTCCGGCGGCTCCTTCGTGTACGTGCCCAAGGGCGTGCACGTGGAGATCCCGCTGCAGGCCTACTTCCGGATCAACACCGAGAACATGGGCCAGTTCGAGCGGACGCTGATCATCGCCGACGAGGGCTCCTACGTGCACTACGTCGAGGGCTGCACCGCCCCGATCTACCAGTCCGACTCGCTGCACTCCGCCGTCGTGGAGATCATCGTCAAGAAGGACGCCCGCGTCCGGTACACGACGATCCAGAACTGGTCGAACAACGTGTACAACCTGGTGACCAAGCGCGCCACGGTCGACGCCGGCGGCACCATGGAGTGGATCGACGGCAACATCGGCTCCAAGGTCACCATGAAGTACCCGGCCGTGTACCTCATGGGCGAGCACGCCAAGGGCGAGACCTTGTCCATCGCCTTCGCCGGCGAGGGGCAGCACCAGGACACCGGCTCCAAGATGGTGCACCTGGCGCCGCACACCTCCTCCTCGATCGTGTCCAAGTCCGTGGCCCGCTCCGGCGGGCGCGCCTCCTACCGCGGCCTGGTGCAGGTGCTCGAGGGTGCCGTGCACTCCAAGTCCATCGTGCTGTGCGACGCGCTGCTGGTGGACCAGATCTCCCGGTCGGACACCTACCCCTACGTGGACGTGCGCGTGGACGACGTCGAGATGGCGCACGAGGCCACCGTGTCGAAGGTGAGCGAGGACCAGCTCTTCTACCTCATGTCCCGGGGCATGACCGAGACCGAGGCCATGGCGATGATCGTCCGGGGCTTCGTCGAGCCCATCGCGCGTGAGCTGCCGATGGAGTACGCCCTCGAGCTCAACCGACTGATCGAGCTGCAGATGGAAGGGGCCGTCGGCTGATGACCGCCACGACCAACATGTCCACCGACCACACCCGCGCCGCCGCGGACGCCGCCCACACCCACGGCGGCGGCACGGTGCCGGAGTCCTCCCGCGCCGACCGCCGCTCGTCGTTCGACCTGGCCGACTTCCCGGTCCCCACGGGCCGGGAGGAGGACTGGCGCTTCTCCCCGGTGGACCGCCTCCAGCGGCTCTTCGCCGGTGACCTC
This window of the Georgenia yuyongxinii genome carries:
- the sufB gene encoding Fe-S cluster assembly protein SufB codes for the protein MTSPTQEQVKAPDAPMTQDETIASIGNYKFGWHDADDAGANARRGLSEDVVRNISALKSEPEWMLKRRLKSLKLFDKKPMPNWGADLSGIDFDNIKYFVRSTEKQVTSWEDLPDDIKNTYDRLGIPEAEKQRLVSGVAAQYESEVVYHQIREDLEKQGVIFLDTDTGLKEHPEIFEEYFGSVIPAGDNKFASLNTAVWSGGSFVYVPKGVHVEIPLQAYFRINTENMGQFERTLIIADEGSYVHYVEGCTAPIYQSDSLHSAVVEIIVKKDARVRYTTIQNWSNNVYNLVTKRATVDAGGTMEWIDGNIGSKVTMKYPAVYLMGEHAKGETLSIAFAGEGQHQDTGSKMVHLAPHTSSSIVSKSVARSGGRASYRGLVQVLEGAVHSKSIVLCDALLVDQISRSDTYPYVDVRVDDVEMAHEATVSKVSEDQLFYLMSRGMTETEAMAMIVRGFVEPIARELPMEYALELNRLIELQMEGAVG